In Enoplosus armatus isolate fEnoArm2 chromosome 20 unlocalized genomic scaffold, fEnoArm2.hap1 SUPER_20_unloc_2, whole genome shotgun sequence, one genomic interval encodes:
- the LOC139307154 gene encoding uncharacterized protein: MGESALEWYFDNFIVNDSWKTEKEEVNEELGDELFLSLLPDELLTLYESSQDHTDSSTSLDSSSQNSTAAAELPGGSSVLEPGAPPVRPTTPVMPVTQQPENIPQIQNVISTVQLGCCLDLDFIAGAVWNVEYKAKTNKVLFMRIREPRTTAIIYESGTIICTGAKSEEQSRLAARRFARIVQKLGFPARFLNFKIQNLVASCNTFPVSLELLAHHHPCSYEPELFIGLHYSVMPGITATVFSSGKMSLSGAKKKSEVYEAFDIIYPILSRFRRR, from the exons ATGGGCGAGTCAGCGTTGGAGTGGTACTTCGATAACTTCATAGTAAAT GACTCCTGGAAGACGGAGAAGGAAGAGGTGAACGAAGAGTTGGGCGACGAGCTGTTCCTCAGCTTACTGCCTGATGAGCTCCTGACGCTGTACGAGTCCAGCCAGGACCACACAg ACAGCAGCACCAGTCTGGACTCCAGCTCCCAGAATTCCACAGCAGCGGCCGAGCTCCCAGGCGGGTCATCCGTGCTGGAGCCGGGTGCCCCCCCCGTTCGTCCCACAACCCCCGTGATGCCTGTGACACAGCAACCAGAAAACATCCCACAGATACA gaaCGTCATCTCTACAGTGCAGCTGGGCTGTTGTCTGGACCTGGACTTCATTGCTGGCGCGGTGTGGAACGTAGAGTACAAAGCAAAG acaaACAAGGTGCTCTTCATGAGGATCCGTGAGCCACGAACCACAGCAATAATCTATGAATCTGGAACTATCATCTGTACAGGAGCCAAGag tgagGAGCAGTCACGGCTGGCGGCCAGGAGGTTCGCCCGCATAGTCCAGAAGCTGGGCTTCCCTGCCCGCTTCCTGAACTTTAAGATCCAGAATTTGGTGGCCAGTTGCAACACCTTCCCAGTCAGTTTGGAACTTCTGGCCCACCATCATCCCTGCAG TTATGAACCAGAGCTGTTTATTGGCCTCCACTACAGTGTGATGCCTGGCATCACCGCAACCGTCTTCTCATCCGGGAAGATGTCTTTGTCCG GAGctaaaaagaaatctgaggtTTACGAAGCGTTTGATATCATCTATCCAATCCTGAGCCGCTTCAGGAGGCGGTGA